A region from the Rosa rugosa chromosome 6, drRosRugo1.1, whole genome shotgun sequence genome encodes:
- the LOC133714499 gene encoding uncharacterized protein LOC133714499 produces the protein MWGLVRFVLKVWLVFERVLSSMEEVVGEFSRRLAIQDDEDLEVITVDDPTSLIAERFWLVGKVLTGKKVNVESFRRIIRKIWLTKEEFSILEWENSERFVFSFKTEGDRRRVLQGSPWSFDNSLLVLVPTDGMIDPGAIPLTHQEFWIRVKGLPPALLTDKMGRKIGSSIGRFVMTDPTVFGDGSGSFLRLRIELKLAEPLRKGLRLQFDPQDAQLNKVVFEYEHLPHFCLFCGHLDHVGFNCQTRIDGVVTEEKYG, from the coding sequence ATGTGGGGGCTTGTTCGCTTTGTGTTGAAGGTGTGGTTGGTGTTTGAGAGAGTTTTGAGTAGCATGGAGGAAGTTGTTGGAGAGTTCTCCCGCCGTCTGGCAATCCAGGATGATGAAGATTTAGAGGTCATTACTGTTGATGATCCAACATCTTTGATTGCAGAGAGATTCTGGCTAGTGGGGAAGGTCCTCACCGGGAAGAAAGTTAATGTGGAGTCTTTCAGGCGTATTATAAGGAAGATCTGGTTGACGAAGGAGGAGTTTTCCattttggaatgggaaaactcGGAGCGGTTTGTCTTTTCCTTTAAGACGGAGGGAGATCGAAGGAGAGTGTTGCAAGGGAGTCCATGGTCGTTTGATAATTCCTTGCTGGTATTGGTTCCTACAGATGGAATGATCGATCCGGGGGCGATCCCTCTTACTCACCAGGAGTTTTGGATTAGAGTGAAAGGACTGCCACCAGCACTCCTAACTGATAAAATGGGAAGGAAAATTGGGAGTAGCATTGGTAGATTTGTGATGACGGATCCAACCGTGTTCGGAGATGGGAGTGGCAGTTTCCTCAGGCTGAGAATCGAGTTAAAACTTGCGGAACCTTTGAGGAAAGGTCTGAGATTGCAGTTTGATCCACAAGACGCTCAGTTGAATAAGGTGGTGTTCGAGTATGAACATCTGCCTCACTTTTGTCTCTTCTGTGGCCATTTAGATCATGTGGGGTTTAATTGCCAGACAAGAATTGATGGAGTGGTTACGGAGGAAAAATATGGATGA